One Brassica napus cultivar Da-Ae chromosome C4, Da-Ae, whole genome shotgun sequence genomic region harbors:
- the LOC111215304 gene encoding uncharacterized protein LOC111215304 yields MGRPKPEDSIRHFSHPHPLFNSSLNPQANSSSSSCVVCKLKLLNLPSYTCKPCNFHIHLKCSELPQKIRHPFDKTHLLSLISSPKYQGGLFRCDACGKNGDGFAYHCGDCGIDLHTVCANMPSRVTHQSHPHHQLSLTFSMPSPGGSGSGSRSAAAASFRCSVCQERGSNSWLYSCKECGGFDAHLLCARKKLASPTNMVQHGPNRPMQPHSIATTLFVNVPSPVFNNPYPLGTPTMSPIIRPMINEMINNLVTNTPQSPSQVSQLLDLLGPFGLGGGSGSSSSSGYLGFDPSVFQSVNQPFGLGGGSGSSLSSGYLGFDPSVFSSVGQPFGLGGGSGSSSSFGYLGFDPSVFSTVNQPFGLGGGSSSSLSSGYLGFDPSIFPSVDPSVFAGFDPSLLSTLFSGLGFFYPKEIMSIQMYLSFILSFCVWYK; encoded by the coding sequence ATGGGAAGGCCAAAACCAGAAGACTCAATTCGACATTTCAGCCATCCACATCCATTGTTCAACTCATCTCTCAATCCTCAAGccaactcttcttcttcttcttgcgtGGTTTGCAAGTTAAAGCTCCTCAATCTTCCTTCATACACATGTAAGCCATGCAACTTCCACATCCACCTAAAATGTTCCGAGTTACCTCAAAAGATCAGACACCCTTTCGACAAAACCCATCTTCTGTCTCTAATCTCATCTCCCAAATACCAAGGAGGGCTATTCCGATGTGACGCATGCGGAAAAAATGGTGATGGATTCGCTTATCACTGCGGAGACTGCGGAATAGATCTTCACACGGTTTGTGCCAACATGCCTTCTCGTGTCACGCACCAATCTCACCCTCACCACCAACTTTCTCTAACGTTTTCCATGCCGTCTCCTGGCGGGTCCGGATCCGGATCAAGATCAGCTGCGGCCGCTAGCTTCCGCTGCAGCGTGTGTCAAGAACGCGGGTCTAACTCGTGGCTCTATAGCTGTAAAGAGTGTGGTGGATTCGATGCTCATTTGTTGTGTGCTAGAAAGAAACTGGCTAGTCCAACAAATATGGTCCAACATGGTCCAAACCGGCCGATGCAACCGCACTCTATCGCCACGACGCTGTTTGTTAATGTTCCTAGTCCAGTTTTTAATAATCCTTATCCGTTGGGGACTCCAACAATGAGTCCTATCATTAGACCTATGATTAATGAGATGATTAATAATCTTGTAACCAATACGCCACAAAGTCCAAGCCAAGTTTCTCAGCTTCTTGATTTGCTCGGGCCATTTGGACTTGGAGGTGGATCCggttcttcttcgtcttccggTTATCTAGGGTTTGACCCATCGGTTTTCCAATCTGTTAACCAACCATTTGGACTGGGAGGTGGATCCGGCTCTTCTTTATCTTCCGGTTATCTAGGGTTTGACCCGTCGGTTTTCTCATCTGTTGGCCAACCATTTGGACTGGGAGGTGGATccggttcttcttcatcttttggTTATCTAGGGTTTGACCCGTCGGTTTTCTCAACTGTTAACCAACCATTTGGACTGGGAGGTGGATCCAGTTCTTCTTTATCTTCCGGTTATCTAGGGTTTGACCCGTCGATTTTCCCATCTGTTGACCCCTCAGTGTTTGCTGGTTTCGATCCTTCCTTGCTTTCAACGTTGTTCTCCGGACTTGGTTTTTTCTATCCTAAAGAGATTATGAGTATACAAATGTATCTGTcttttattttgtctttttgCGTTTGGTACAAATAA
- the LOC111215194 gene encoding uncharacterized protein LOC111215194, protein MADGKPDEQLFQLLSGLLQQVESLTNTEEVELRSKIEALGLEVTKVPSKSAQPLTEVEIANELDKLSAKIDDVDEMISSALASDPQVQTLLSGTADVWMPVITANSEERLNFTASIDDLDDITTNNDKKSSS, encoded by the exons ATGGCCGATGGAAAACCAGACGAGCAGCTCTTCCAGCTTCTTTCGGGTCTTCTCCAACAG GTTGAATCGTTAACGAATACAGAGGAAGTAGAATTGCGTTCGAAGATCGAAGCTCTGGGCTTAGAAGTCACCAAAGTGCCATCAAAGTCCGCTCAGCCCCTCACCGAGGTGGAGATTGCTAATGAATTGGATAAGTTATCAGCCAAGATTGACGATGTTGACGAGATGATCTCATCGGCTCTTGCTTCTGATCCGCAAGTTCAGACTCTTCTTAGCGGCACTGCCGATGTTTGGATGCCTGTTATCACTGCCAACTCCGAAGAGAGACTCAACTTCACTGCTTCCATCGATGATCTTGACGATATTACTACCAATAACGACAAGAAGAGCAGCTCGTAA
- the LOC111215426 gene encoding uncharacterized protein LOC111215426: MASKKPVNRPSVRHPSHNHQLRIFKSQEGDEIICSGCELDLIGQAFKCTKKDCDYFLHKSCFDLPRETKHKSHSDHPLTLLHSPPYGHSYTCDACGQYGSGFTYNCSECQYDVHVGCAFIPETVKREDHDHPLTLVYNTPCKGREDGATFICDVCEEDMSENLWVYYCKECDYGTHVHSCAVYEDHQPKKGGGEGGRGGGESSSAAARMKSLMKAQDEMAALQLEARIRKNTNDAILELWDEPKRRYYW; this comes from the coding sequence ATGGCTTCAAAGAAACCGGTTAATCGACCCTCGGTGAGGCACCCGAGTCACAACCATCAGCTACGCATCTTTAAATCCCAAGAAGGAGATGAGATCATCTGCTCTGGATGCGAGCTTGACCTAATCGGACAAGCCTTCAAATGTACGAAGAAAGACTGCGATTACTTCTTGCACAAGTCATGTTTCGACCTACCTCGTGAAACCAAACACAAGTCTCACTCAGACCACCCTTTGACCCTGCTTCATTCCCCACCGTATGGTCACTCTTACACGTGCGACGCATGCGGCCAATATGGATCCGGATTCACTTACAACTGTTCAGAGTGCCAGTACGATGTACATGTTGGATGTGCCTTTATCCCCGAAACCGTGAAGCGCGAAGATCACGACCACCCCCTCACTCTTGTCTACAACACACCATGCAAAGGTCGCGAGGACGGTGCGACGTTCATATGTGATGTTTGCGAAGAAGATATGTCGGAGAATCTTTGGGTTTATTACTGCAAAGAATGTGATTATGGGACACATGTGCATTCTTGCGCGGTTTATGAAGATCATCAGCCAAAgaaaggaggaggagaaggaggaagaggaggaggagaatcGAGCTCTGCCGCTGCAAGGATGAAGTCGTTGATGAAAGCTCAAGATGAGATGGCGGCGTTGCAGCTAGAGGCACGTATAAGGAAGAATACTAATGATGCTATACTTGAGTTATGGGATGAACCAAAGCGGAGATATTATTGGTGA
- the LOC111215193 gene encoding citrate synthase 4, mitochondrial-like produces MVFFRSVSALARLRSRVGQQSSLSNSVRWIQMQSSTDMDLKSQLQELIPEQQDRLKKLKSEHGKVQLGNITVDMVIGGMRGMTGLLWETSLLDPEEGIRFRGLSIPECQKVLPAAQSGGEPLPEGLLWLLLTGKVPSKEQVEALSQDLANRAAVPDYVYNAIDALPSTAHPMTQFASGVMALQVQSEFQKAYENGIHKSKFWEPTYEDCLNLIARVPVVAAYVYRRMYKNGDSIPSDKSLDYGANFSHMLGFDDDKMKELMRLYITIHSDHEGGNVSAHTGHLVGSALSDPYLSFAAALNGLAGPLHGLANQEVLLWIKSVVEECGENISKDQLKEYVWKTLNSGKVVPGYGHGVLRKTDPRYVCQREFALKHLPDDPLFQLVSKLYEVVPPVLTELRKVKNPWPNVDAHSGVLLNHYGLTEARYYTVLFGVSRSLGICSQLIWDRALGLALERPKSVTMDWLDAFCKKAKASSA; encoded by the exons GACCTCAAGTCGCAGCTGCAAGAGTTGATTCCGGAACAACAG GACCGTTTGAAGAAACTGAAGTCAGAACATGGGAAGGTCCAACTGGGAAACATCACTGTTGATATG GTAATTGGTGGGATGAGAGGGATGACTGGATTGCTCTGGGAAACCTCATTGCTTGACCCGGAAGAG GGAATACGCTTTAGGGGCTTGTCAATTCCTGAGTGCCAGAAAGTATTGCCTGCTGCTCAGTCTGGAGGAGAGCCGTTGCCCGAGGGTCTTTTGTGGCTTCTTTTAACTGGAAAG GTACCTAGCAAAGAGCAAGTTGAAGCACTATCACAAGACTTGGCAAACCGTGCTGCTGTGCCAG ATTATGTGTACAATGCCATCGATGCCCTGCCTTCTACGGCTCACCCAATGACTCAATTTGCTAGCGGTGTCATGGCTCTCCAG GTGCAAAGTGAGTTCCAAAAGGCATATGAGAATGGAATTCACAAGTCAAA GTTCTGGGAGCCAACATACGAGGATTGCCTCAACCTGATTGCTCGTGTTCCTGTCGTAGCTGCATATGTTTATCGGAG GATGTATAAGAATGGCGATTCCATTCCCTCAGATAAATCTTTGGATTATGGTGCAAATTTTTCCCACATGTTGggatttgatgatgataaaATGAAAGAGCTCATGAGGCTTTACATTACTATCCACAG tgATCATGAAGGTGGAAACGTTAGTGCTCACACTGGTCACCTG GTCGGTAGTGCACTTTCAGATCCGTATCTCTCATTTGCAGCTGCATTAAACGGTTTGGCTGGACCACTCCATGGTTTGGCTAATCAG GAAGTTTTGCTTTGGATCAAATCAGTTGTCGAGGAATGTGGAGAAAACATTTCGAAAGACCAGTTGAAAGAATATGTCTGGAAAACACTGAACAGTGGCAAG GTTGTTCCCGGATATGGACATGGTGTTCTTCGCAAAACTGATCCAAGATATGTATGCCAAAGAGAATTTGCCTTGAAGCATTTACCTGATGACCCTCTTTTCCAGCTG GTCTCAAAGCTTTATGAAGTTGTGCCTCCTGTTCTCACCGAACTCCGAAAG GTGAAGAACCCATGGCCAAATGTTGATGCTCACAGTGGAGTGTTGCTCAACCACTATGGTCTAACAGAAGCAAG GTACTACACTGTGCTCTTTGGTGTCTCAAGGAGTCTTGGTATCTGCTCTCAG CTAATATGGGACAGAGCTCTTGGACTGGCACTAGAGAGGCCAAAGAGTGTTACAATGGACTGGCTTGACGCCTTCTGTAAGAAAGCAAAAGCTTCATCTGCTTAA
- the LOC111215424 gene encoding uncharacterized protein LOC111215424 has translation MASRKPSVRHPSHNHPLRGHKALAEEEIICSGCDLDLIGAAFKCTKSECDYFLHKSCFDLPRETRHKSHPDHPLTLLYSPPYDSSTYECSACSEYGSGFVYNCSICQFDLHVGCISMPESVEREGHEHPLTLLYCSPYTNGLIFNCDVCQETVPDHLWSYYCKECDYGTHLHSCEVEEEEEPKRGGGKASTSGNKGGGRGSAASELAAMLEAQREMERMQIELHMEMQRAKIAKKARKACLKLI, from the coding sequence ATGGCTTCAAGAAAACCATCGGTGAGGCACCCTAGCCACAACCATCCACTGCGCGGCCACAAAGCCCTAGCTGAAGAAGAGATCATCTGCTCAGGCTGCGACCTAGACCTAATAGGTGCAGCTTTCAAATGCACAAAGTCAGAATGTGATTACTTCTTGCACAAGTCATGTTTCGACCTTCCACGTGAGACACGCCACAAGTCTCACCCTGATCACCCTTTGACCCTGCTTTATTCACCACCGTACGATTCCTCAACTTACGAGTGCAGCGCTTGCAGTGAGTATGGATCAGGGTTCGTTTACAACTGCTCTATCTGCCAGTTTGATTTACATGTCGGGTGCATATCAATGCCTGAGTCCGTGGAGCGTGAAGGACATGAGCATCCTCTAACGTTGCTATACTGTTCTCCTTACACGAACGGTTTGATTTTCAACTGTGACGTATGTCAAGAGACGGTTCCTGATCATCTATGGTCTTATTATTGCAAGGAATGTGACTACGGCACGCATTTGCATTCTTGTGAAgtagaagaagaggaggagccAAAGAGAGGAGGTGGGAAGGCGAGTACAAGTGGTAAtaaaggaggaggaagaggctCGGCTGCTTCGGAGTTAGCTGCAATGCTTGAAGCTCAAAGGGAGATGGAGAGGATGCAGATTGAGTTACACATGGAGATGCAAAGAGCTAAGATTGCGAAGAAAGCGAGAAAAGCTTGTCTCAAgttgatataa
- the LOC106394971 gene encoding beta-glucosidase 28-like, producing MKVKFFILLLIISWLSKKITSLPPESRVVDRRSFPDNFVFGTAASAFQYEGATSEGGKSPSIWDYFSHTFPERTNMQNGDVAVDFYHRYKDDIKLMKELDMDAFRFSISWARLIPSGKVKDGVNKEGVKFYNALIDELIANGIQPSMSLYHWDHPQTLEDEYGGFLSPQIIEDFRDFSRVCFEEFGDRVKMWTTINEPYIITVAGYDTGNKAVGRCSKWVNSQCQAGDSATEPYIASHHLLLAHAAAVQEFRKCNKTSQDGQIGIVLSPLWFEPYSTSLEDNEAVKRALAIELDWHLDPVIHGDYPEILKKQLGNRLQSFTAEQSKMLKNSSDFIGVNYYTGRYIAHLPYVDPARPRFKTDQQLEWRVTNHSNHQIGPEEDRGILHSVPEGLRKVLNYIKDKYSNPTVYIKENGINDYDDGTKSREDILNDTFRIKYHKDHLQQLHKAIMEDGCDVRGYYAWSLLDNFEWEHGYNTRFGLYYVDYDNNLERYPKDSVNWFKRFLNRLDVKSEIKKEDVWDVSRNNKTLDDDAKGFEASVRTIIYHMTNSSRREEEEEKDRCTLEVPYNRLDLSMGTYTSFGL from the exons ATGAAGGTGAAATTTTTCATCCTCCTTTTGATAATCTCATGGTTGTCTAAGAAGATTACTTCACTTCCTCCTGAATCTCGAGTAGTAGATCGTCGTAGTTTCCCTGATAACTTTGTTTTTGGAACTGCTGCGTCTGCTTTTCAG TACGAAGGTGCAACAAGTGAAGGTGGAAAATCGCCAAGTATATGGGATTACTTCAGCCACACTTTTCCAG AAAGAACCAATATGCAGAATGGAGACGTGGCGGTCGATTTTTACCATCGTTATAAG GATGATATCAAGTTGATGAAAGAGCTAGATATGGACGCTTTCAGATTTTCGATTTCATGGGCTAGATTAATACCCA gtGGGAAGGTAAAGGATGGAGTAAACAAAGAAGGCGTAAAATTCTACAATGCTCTCATCGACGAGCTTATTGCTAATG GCATTCAACCTTCTATGTCCCTCTATCATTGGGATCATCCTCAAACTCTCGAGGATGAGTATGGTGGTTTTCTAAGCCCTCAAATAAT AGAAGATTTTCGAGATTTTTCAAGAGTATGTTTTGAAGAATTTGGAGACAGAGTTAAGATGTGGACTACTATAAATGAGCCTTACATCATAACTGTTGCGGGCTACGATACTGGAAACAAAGCAGTTGGACGTTGCTCGAAATGGGTGAATAGTCAGTGCCAAGCCGGTGACTCCGCTACCGAGCCTTATATTGCATCACATCACCTTCTTCTTGCTCATGCCGCAGCTGTACAAGAGTTCCGAAAATGTAACAAG ACTTCACAAGACGGTCAGATTGGGATAGTGTTATCACCGTTGTGGTTTGAGCCTTACTCTACTTCTCTTGAAGATAACGAAGCTGTTAAAAGAGCTCTTGCCATTGAACTAGATTG GCACTTAGATCCAGTTATCCACGGAGATTATCCAGAAATACTGAAGAAACAACTCGGAAATAGATTACAATCTTTCACTGCAGAACAATCCAAAATGTTAAAAAACTCATCGGATTTTATTGGAGTAAACTATTATACTGGACGCTACATTGCTCATCTTCCTTACGTTGACCCTGCACGACCTCGATTCAAGACTGATCAACAGCTAGAATGGAGAG TAACAAATCACAGTAATCACCAAATAGGACCAGAG GAAGATCGAGGCATACTCCACTCAGTACCAGAAGGTTTAAGAAAAGTTCTTAACTACATAAAAGATAAATACAGTAACCCTACAGTCTACATAAAAGAGAACG gaATCAATGACTACGACGACGGTACAAAGTCACGAGAGGACATTCTCAATGACACTTTTAGGATAAAGTACCATAAGGACCATCTCCAACAACTCCACAAAGCTATAAT GGAGGATGGATGTGACGTCAGAGGATATTACGCATGGTCTTTGCTAGACAATTTTGAGTGGGAGCATGGATACAATACTAGATTCGGTCTGTACTATGTTGATTACGACAACAATCTCGAACGGTATCCCAAAGATTCTGTTAACTGGTTCAAGCGATTTCTCAATAGACTTGACGTAAAGAGTGAAATAAAGAAGGAAGACGTATGGGATGTGTCACGTAATAATAAGACTCTTGATGATGATGCAAAAGGTTTCG
- the LOC111215425 gene encoding uncharacterized protein LOC111215425, which yields MVNKNTNLIIIEIKVLFNIWYLYSSKEILPQGHKTTKKTLDTYQEHMGSGKTRANPTNRPTVRHPSHDHPLRVFKSQEGDEIICSGCELELIGQAYKCTKSECSYFLHKSCFNLPGETLHKSHPNHPLTLVHSPPYDQSIFSCDACGEHGSGFAYHCSNCQYDVHVGCAFVPETVKREDHEHPLTLLYNTPCKGSEDGVTFICDVCEEDMQENLWVYYCKECDYGTHVRSCATYEDTAPKKGEEKGETSSAASEMKSEMDAKMEMAIMQAQLDAIDAAGSYVGSWEPRRRYYW from the coding sequence ATGGTTAATAAGAATACCAATCTCATAATTATAGAAATCAAAGTCCTCTTCAATATTTGGTATTTATATAGTTCCAAAGAGATTCTCCCACAAGGCCacaaaacaaccaaaaaaaccTTAGACACATATCAAGAACATATGGGTTCAGGAAAAACTAGGGCTAACCCGACTAACCGTCCAACGGTGAGACACCCTAGTCACGATCATCCTTTACGGGTCTTCAAATCCCAAGAAGGAGATGAGATCATTTGCTCGGGATGCGAGCTCGAACTAATCGGGCAAGCTTACAAGTGTACAAAGTCAGAGTGTAGTTACTTCTTGCACAAGTCATGTTTCAACCTTCCCGGTGAAACCCTTCACAAGTCTCACCCTAATCACCCTTTGACCCTGGTGCATTCTCCACCGTACGACCAGTCCATCTTCTCGTGTGATGCGTGTGGTGAACATGGATCTGGTTTCGCATACCATTGCTCTAACTGCCAGTACGATGTTCATGTGGGATGTGCGTTTGTCCCTGAGACCGTGAAGCGTGAAGACCACGAACACCCTCTCACGCTACTTTACAACACGCCATGCAAAGGTAGTGAGGATGGTGTGACTTTCATATGTGATGTTTGTGAAGAAGATATGCAAGAGAATCTATGGGTGTATTATTGCAAAGAATGTGACTATGGGACACATGTACGTTCATGCGCCACATATGAAGATACTGCTccaaagaaaggagaagaaaaaggagaaacaaGCTCGGCGGCTTCAGAGATGAAGTCGGAAATGGATGCTAAAATGGAGATGGCGATTATGCAGGCCCAGTTAGATGCTATTGATGCAGCAGGTAGTTACGTCGGTTCATGGGAACCAAGGAGGAGATATTATTGGTGA
- the LOC111215195 gene encoding beta-glucosidase 15-like isoform X2 produces MPTHSSPQRKVTIKRKVRMRGKYFSLLIVFIVLAFNGVLAQNNSSTPKLRRSDFPEDFIFGSATSAYQVEGGAHEDGRGPSIWDTFSEKYPEKIKDGSNGSVADNSYHLYKEDVALLHQIGFNAYRFSISWSRILPRGNLKGGINQAGIDYYNNLINELLSKGIKPFATMFHWDTPQGLEDAYGGFRGSVIVNDFRDYADICFKNFGDRVKHWMTLNEPLTVVQQGYVAGVMAPGRCSKFTNPNCTAGDGATEPYIVGHNLILAHGAAVEVYRKKYKASQKGQVGIALNAGWNLPYTESAEDRLAAARAMAFTFDYFMEPLVTGKYPIDMVNNVKGGRLPTFTAQQSKMLKGSYDFIGINYYSSTYAKDVPCSTEQVTMFSDPCASVTGEREGVPIGPKAASDWLLIYPKGIRDLVLYAKYKFKDPVMYITENGRDEFSTDKIFLKDGDRIDYYARHLEMVQDAISVGANVKGFFAWSLLDNFEWAMGYTVRFGLVYVDFKDGCKRYPKKSAKWFKELLNPKKSN; encoded by the exons ATGCCCACTCATTCATCTCCTCAAAGGAAAGTAACAATCAAAAGAAAAGTAAGAATGAGaggaaaatatttttctttactaATAGTGTTCATTGTCTTGGCCTTCAATGGAGTTCTTGCCCAGAACAATTCTTCAACGCCTAAATTAAGAAGAAGTGATTTTCCAGAAGATTTCATTTTTGGGTCTGCAACATCTGCTTACcaa GTTGAAGGAGGTGCTCATGAAGATGGTAGAGGACCAAGTATCTGGGATACCTTCTCTGAAAAATACCCAG AGAAGATAAAGGATGGTAGCAATGGGTCTGTTGCAGATAACTCTTACCATCTTTACAAG GAAGATGTGGCTTTATTGCATCAAATTGGCTTCAATGCTTACAGATTCTCAATCTCGTGGTCGAGAATATTGCCTC GTGGGAATCTAAAAGGAGGAATAAACCAAGCTGGTATTGACTATTACAACAACTTGATCAATGAGCTTTTGTCCAAAG GAATTAAGCCTTTTGCCACCATGTTCCATTGGGACACACCACAAGGTCTTGAAGATGCTTACGGTGGATTCCGTGGCTCAGTGATTGT AAACGATTTCCGTGATTATGCGGATATTTGCTTTAAGAATTTTGGAGATAGAGTGAAGCACTGGATGACACTGAACGAGCCATTGACAGTGGTGCAACAAGGCTACGTCGCAGGTGTAATGGCTCCAGGAAGATGCTCCAAATTCACAAACCCTAACTGCACCGCCGGAGATGGAGCCACCGAGCCTTATATCGTCGGTCACAACCTTATCCTTGCTCACGGAGCCGCCGTCGAGGTCTACCGGAAAAAATACAAG GCATCTCAAAAGGGTCAAGTTGGTATCGCTTTGAACGCGGGGTGGAACTTGCCCTATACAGAATCGGCGGAAGATAGGTTAGCTGCGGCACGGGCCATGGCCTTCACATTTGACTACTTCATGGAGCCACTCGTGACCGGTAAATACCCTATCGACATGGTGAACAACGTAAAAGGCGGTCGGTTGCCTACTTTCACTGCACAACAATCTAAGATGCTTAAGGGCTCATATGATTTCATTGGCATCAATTATTACTCTTCCACTTACGCAAAGGATGTCCCCTGCTCCACCGAACAGGTTACAATGTTCTCTGATCCTTGTGCCAGTGTCACAG gTGAAAGAGAAGGTGTTCCCATTGGTCCAAAG gcTGCATCAGATTGGCTTTTGATATATCCAAAGGGTATTCGTGATCTTGTCCTCTATGCAAAATACAAGTTCAAAGACCCGGTCATGTACATAACCGAAAACG GGAGAGATGAATTTAGTACGGACAAAATATTCCTCAAAGACGGCGATAGAATCGATTACTACGCTCGACATCTCGAGATGGTTCAAGACGCAATCTC GGTGGGAGCCAACGTCAAGGGATTTTTTGCGTGGTCTTTGTTGGACAACTTCGAGTGGGCAATGGGATACACCGTCCGGTTCGGGTTGGTTTATGTGGATTTCAAAGATGGATGTAAGAGATACCCCAAGAAATCGGCTAAGTGGTTTAAAGAGTTGTTGAATCCAAAGAAAAGCAATTGA
- the LOC111215195 gene encoding beta-glucosidase 15-like isoform X1, with amino-acid sequence MPTHSSPQRKVTIKRKVRMRGKYFSLLIVFIVLAFNGVLAQNNSSTPKLRRSDFPEDFIFGSATSAYQVEGGAHEDGRGPSIWDTFSEKYPEKIKDGSNGSVADNSYHLYKEDVALLHQIGFNAYRFSISWSRILPRGNLKGGINQAGIDYYNNLINELLSKGIKPFATMFHWDTPQGLEDAYGGFRGSVIVNDFRDYADICFKNFGDRVKHWMTLNEPLTVVQQGYVAGVMAPGRCSKFTNPNCTAGDGATEPYIVGHNLILAHGAAVEVYRKKYKASQKGQVGIALNAGWNLPYTESAEDRLAAARAMAFTFDYFMEPLVTGKYPIDMVNNVKGGRLPTFTAQQSKMLKGSYDFIGINYYSSTYAKDVPCSTEQVTMFSDPCASVTGSFLLHPTSFLPFYNKINRIFIREKKMLLGEREGVPIGPKAASDWLLIYPKGIRDLVLYAKYKFKDPVMYITENGRDEFSTDKIFLKDGDRIDYYARHLEMVQDAISVGANVKGFFAWSLLDNFEWAMGYTVRFGLVYVDFKDGCKRYPKKSAKWFKELLNPKKSN; translated from the exons ATGCCCACTCATTCATCTCCTCAAAGGAAAGTAACAATCAAAAGAAAAGTAAGAATGAGaggaaaatatttttctttactaATAGTGTTCATTGTCTTGGCCTTCAATGGAGTTCTTGCCCAGAACAATTCTTCAACGCCTAAATTAAGAAGAAGTGATTTTCCAGAAGATTTCATTTTTGGGTCTGCAACATCTGCTTACcaa GTTGAAGGAGGTGCTCATGAAGATGGTAGAGGACCAAGTATCTGGGATACCTTCTCTGAAAAATACCCAG AGAAGATAAAGGATGGTAGCAATGGGTCTGTTGCAGATAACTCTTACCATCTTTACAAG GAAGATGTGGCTTTATTGCATCAAATTGGCTTCAATGCTTACAGATTCTCAATCTCGTGGTCGAGAATATTGCCTC GTGGGAATCTAAAAGGAGGAATAAACCAAGCTGGTATTGACTATTACAACAACTTGATCAATGAGCTTTTGTCCAAAG GAATTAAGCCTTTTGCCACCATGTTCCATTGGGACACACCACAAGGTCTTGAAGATGCTTACGGTGGATTCCGTGGCTCAGTGATTGT AAACGATTTCCGTGATTATGCGGATATTTGCTTTAAGAATTTTGGAGATAGAGTGAAGCACTGGATGACACTGAACGAGCCATTGACAGTGGTGCAACAAGGCTACGTCGCAGGTGTAATGGCTCCAGGAAGATGCTCCAAATTCACAAACCCTAACTGCACCGCCGGAGATGGAGCCACCGAGCCTTATATCGTCGGTCACAACCTTATCCTTGCTCACGGAGCCGCCGTCGAGGTCTACCGGAAAAAATACAAG GCATCTCAAAAGGGTCAAGTTGGTATCGCTTTGAACGCGGGGTGGAACTTGCCCTATACAGAATCGGCGGAAGATAGGTTAGCTGCGGCACGGGCCATGGCCTTCACATTTGACTACTTCATGGAGCCACTCGTGACCGGTAAATACCCTATCGACATGGTGAACAACGTAAAAGGCGGTCGGTTGCCTACTTTCACTGCACAACAATCTAAGATGCTTAAGGGCTCATATGATTTCATTGGCATCAATTATTACTCTTCCACTTACGCAAAGGATGTCCCCTGCTCCACCGAACAGGTTACAATGTTCTCTGATCCTTGTGCCAGTGTCACAGGTTCGTTTTTGCTTCATCCAACATCTTTTTTACCATTTTACAACAAAATTAATCGAATATTTATccgtgaaaaaaaaatgttattaggTGAAAGAGAAGGTGTTCCCATTGGTCCAAAG gcTGCATCAGATTGGCTTTTGATATATCCAAAGGGTATTCGTGATCTTGTCCTCTATGCAAAATACAAGTTCAAAGACCCGGTCATGTACATAACCGAAAACG GGAGAGATGAATTTAGTACGGACAAAATATTCCTCAAAGACGGCGATAGAATCGATTACTACGCTCGACATCTCGAGATGGTTCAAGACGCAATCTC GGTGGGAGCCAACGTCAAGGGATTTTTTGCGTGGTCTTTGTTGGACAACTTCGAGTGGGCAATGGGATACACCGTCCGGTTCGGGTTGGTTTATGTGGATTTCAAAGATGGATGTAAGAGATACCCCAAGAAATCGGCTAAGTGGTTTAAAGAGTTGTTGAATCCAAAGAAAAGCAATTGA